The following proteins come from a genomic window of Mycobacterium sp. DL:
- a CDS encoding NAD(P)/FAD-dependent oxidoreductase, which produces MTPQRTHSDVVVVGGGHNGLVAAAYLARAGRRVQVLERLDHVGGAAVSAHAFEGVDARLSRYSYLVSLLPRSIIDDLGVRVRLSRRRFSSYTPDPSDGGRTGLLIGPTSTFGAVGAGADEAGFDDFYRRCRAVTSRLWPTMIEPLRSRSETLRAVVADGGDDAGAVWRSVFERPIGEAITAAVANDLVRGVMATDALIGTFARLDDESLRQNVCFLYHLIGGGTGDWDVPVGGMGAVSGALAAAATGFGAEIVTGAEVYAIEPDGEVRYRHNDSEHRVAAHHVLANVTPAVLARLLGEDEPDLAPGAQVKVNLMLRRLPRLRDETVTPEQAFGGTFHINETFTQLGDAYRQAAHGAVPDPLPCEIYCHSLADPTILSDSLRAAGAHTLTVFGLHTPHSLATSGTPDRVRDDLTSAVLTSLNSVLAEPVQDVLMEDSSGRLCIEAKTTSDLEDSLGMTNGNIFHGALTWPFAEDDEPLTTSAQRWGVATAHDRILLCGSGSRRGGAVSGIGGHNAAMAVLEG; this is translated from the coding sequence GTGACGCCGCAGCGGACGCACAGTGACGTCGTCGTCGTCGGCGGCGGACACAACGGCCTGGTTGCAGCCGCGTATCTGGCCCGGGCGGGTCGCCGCGTGCAGGTGCTGGAGCGACTGGACCACGTCGGCGGCGCAGCGGTCTCGGCGCACGCCTTCGAGGGCGTCGACGCACGCCTGTCGCGCTACTCCTATCTCGTCAGCCTGCTGCCGCGCAGCATCATCGACGACCTCGGCGTGCGGGTCCGGTTGTCGCGGCGCCGGTTCTCGTCGTACACACCCGATCCGTCCGACGGTGGCCGAACGGGGCTGCTGATCGGCCCGACCTCGACGTTCGGCGCTGTCGGGGCCGGTGCCGACGAGGCCGGATTCGACGACTTCTACCGGCGCTGCCGAGCGGTGACGTCGCGGCTGTGGCCCACGATGATCGAACCGCTGCGGAGCCGCTCAGAGACGTTGCGGGCCGTCGTCGCCGACGGTGGCGACGACGCCGGGGCCGTGTGGCGGTCGGTGTTCGAGCGCCCCATCGGCGAGGCGATCACCGCGGCGGTCGCCAACGACCTGGTTCGCGGAGTGATGGCGACCGACGCGCTGATCGGAACGTTCGCCCGCCTCGACGACGAGTCGCTGCGGCAGAACGTGTGCTTTCTCTACCATCTGATCGGCGGCGGAACCGGCGACTGGGATGTGCCGGTCGGCGGCATGGGGGCGGTCAGCGGTGCGCTGGCGGCGGCGGCAACCGGGTTCGGAGCCGAAATCGTCACCGGAGCTGAGGTTTACGCGATCGAACCGGACGGCGAGGTGCGGTATCGGCATAACGATTCGGAGCATCGGGTCGCCGCCCACCATGTGCTGGCCAACGTGACGCCCGCAGTGCTGGCCCGACTGCTCGGTGAGGACGAGCCGGACCTGGCCCCGGGAGCCCAGGTCAAGGTGAACCTGATGCTGCGGCGACTTCCTCGCCTGCGGGACGAAACCGTCACGCCGGAGCAGGCTTTCGGCGGCACGTTCCACATCAACGAGACCTTCACCCAACTCGGGGACGCCTATCGGCAGGCAGCGCACGGTGCGGTACCCGATCCGCTGCCGTGCGAGATCTACTGCCACTCGCTGGCCGATCCGACGATCCTGTCCGATTCGCTGCGCGCGGCCGGCGCGCACACCCTGACGGTGTTCGGGCTGCACACACCGCACAGTCTGGCAACGTCGGGAACACCCGACCGGGTGCGTGACGACCTGACCTCCGCAGTGCTCACCTCACTGAACTCCGTTCTGGCCGAACCTGTTCAGGATGTGCTGATGGAAGACTCATCCGGTCGGCTCTGCATCGAAGCGAAGACCACCTCCGACTTGGAGGACTCGCTGGGTATGACCAACGGCAACATCTTCCACGGGGCGTTGACATGGCCGTTCGCCGAGGACGACGAACCGTTGACGACGTCGGCCCAGCGGTGGGGAGTTGCCACAGCACATGACCGAATTCTGTTGTGCGGATCCGGTTCTCGACGCGGTGGTGCTGTCTCGGGGATCGGCGGTCACAACGCGGCGATGGCTGTGCTGGAGGGCTAA
- a CDS encoding DUF2630 family protein, with translation MTNDQDILAQVNGLVAEEKELRDKVQHHEIDESEEHRRLKSIEVQLDQCWDLLRQRRALRASGGNPDDAQVRPAGEVEGYLG, from the coding sequence GTGACCAACGACCAAGACATCCTGGCGCAGGTGAACGGACTCGTCGCCGAGGAGAAGGAGCTGCGCGACAAGGTGCAGCACCACGAGATCGACGAATCCGAGGAACACCGGCGACTGAAGTCGATCGAGGTACAGCTCGACCAGTGCTGGGATCTGCTCCGGCAGCGGCGCGCCCTGCGTGCCAGCGGCGGCAACCCGGATGACGCGCAGGTGCGCCCGGCCGGTGAGGTCGAGGGCTACCTCGGCTGA
- a CDS encoding FKBP-type peptidyl-prolyl cis-trans isomerase produces the protein MATKPEIEFPDGPAPTELVIEEIVVGDGLEAVPGANVEVHYVGVEYDTGEEFDSSWNRGESIEFPLRGLIQGWQDGIPGMKVGGRRKLTIPPEKAYGPAGGGHRLSGKTLIFVIDLLATR, from the coding sequence ATGGCTACCAAACCCGAGATCGAGTTCCCCGATGGTCCTGCCCCCACCGAGTTGGTGATCGAGGAAATCGTCGTCGGCGACGGCCTCGAAGCCGTTCCGGGCGCCAATGTCGAGGTGCACTACGTCGGCGTCGAGTACGACACCGGCGAGGAGTTCGACAGCTCCTGGAATCGCGGCGAGTCCATCGAGTTCCCACTGCGCGGGCTGATCCAGGGATGGCAGGACGGCATCCCCGGCATGAAGGTCGGCGGGCGGCGCAAGCTGACGATCCCGCCGGAGAAGGCCTACGGTCCTGCCGGTGGCGGTCATCGCCTGTCGGGCAAGACCTTGATCTTTGTCATCGACCTGCTGGCCACCCGCTAG
- a CDS encoding HAMP domain-containing sensor histidine kinase, giving the protein MTVLSRIFRRTPSLRTRVALATAIGAAIVVVIVGTVVWVGITNDRKERLDRRLDEATGFAIPFLPRGLDEIPNSPDDQDAVITVREADGEVTSTSKVVLPQLEPGYADTYIGDVRYRVRTVEIRAPDPMSVAVGATYDATIADTNNLHRRVLIICVFSVGAATLLGWLLAAFAVRPLKRLAQQTRQIDAGDEAPDVDVRGASEAVEIADAVNGMLQRIWSEQNRTKAALTSARDFASVSAHELRTPLTAMRTNLEVLATLDLAEDQRKEVVNDVIRTQTRIEATLGALERLAQGELSTADDHVPVDITELLDRAAHDAMRVYPDLEVSLAPAPTVIIVGLPAGLRLAVDNAIANAVKHGGATRVQLSAVSSRAGVEIAIDDDGVGVPEEERAIVFDRFTRGSTASHSGSGLGLALVAQQADLHGGTAALEAGPLGGARLLLRLPGPR; this is encoded by the coding sequence GTGACCGTGCTGTCCCGGATCTTCCGTCGCACGCCGTCGCTGCGCACCCGAGTCGCTCTGGCCACGGCGATCGGGGCGGCGATCGTCGTCGTCATCGTCGGCACCGTGGTGTGGGTCGGCATCACCAACGACCGCAAGGAACGCCTGGACCGGCGCCTCGACGAGGCCACCGGCTTCGCCATCCCGTTCCTGCCCCGGGGGCTCGACGAGATCCCGAACTCCCCCGACGACCAAGACGCCGTCATCACGGTCCGTGAGGCAGACGGGGAGGTCACGTCGACCTCCAAGGTCGTGCTGCCTCAGCTGGAACCCGGTTATGCCGACACTTACATCGGCGATGTGCGTTACCGGGTCCGCACCGTGGAGATCCGGGCCCCTGACCCGATGTCGGTGGCCGTCGGTGCCACCTACGACGCGACCATCGCCGACACCAACAACCTGCACCGCCGGGTGCTCATCATCTGCGTGTTCTCGGTCGGCGCAGCGACGCTGCTCGGTTGGCTGCTCGCGGCGTTCGCGGTGCGGCCGCTGAAACGGTTGGCGCAGCAGACCCGCCAGATCGACGCCGGCGACGAAGCACCCGACGTCGACGTGCGGGGTGCCAGCGAAGCGGTCGAGATCGCCGACGCCGTCAACGGCATGCTGCAGCGCATCTGGAGCGAGCAGAACCGGACCAAAGCCGCGCTGACCTCGGCACGTGACTTCGCCTCGGTCTCCGCACACGAACTGCGCACGCCGCTCACCGCGATGCGCACCAACCTCGAGGTGCTCGCGACACTGGACCTCGCCGAGGATCAGCGCAAGGAAGTCGTCAACGACGTCATCCGCACCCAGACCCGGATCGAGGCCACCCTGGGGGCGCTGGAGCGCCTCGCCCAGGGCGAGCTGTCCACCGCCGACGACCATGTGCCGGTCGACATCACCGAACTGCTCGACCGCGCCGCGCACGACGCCATGCGGGTCTACCCCGACCTCGAGGTGTCGCTGGCGCCCGCTCCGACGGTGATCATCGTCGGACTACCCGCCGGTCTGCGGTTGGCGGTCGACAACGCGATCGCCAACGCCGTCAAACACGGCGGCGCCACCCGGGTCCAACTGTCGGCGGTCAGCTCACGGGCCGGCGTCGAGATCGCGATCGACGACGACGGCGTCGGGGTTCCCGAGGAGGAACGCGCCATCGTGTTCGACAGGTTCACCCGAGGGTCCACGGCGTCGCACTCGGGCTCCGGACTCGGCCTGGCCCTGGTCGCCCAGCAGGCCGACCTGCACGGCGGCACAGCGGCTTTGGAGGCAGGTCCGCTGGGCGGAGCGCGCCTGCTGCTGCGCCTACCAGGCCCGCGCTGA